The Hornefia porci genome contains the following window.
GAATCATAAAGAGTAAACTAAAGTTGACTTTGTATACACAATAATGGTCAGACTTATTCGTCGCCGCCACAGGCTGATGCGGCGGGACGTAATTTACTATTAAGTAAAGGAGGAGTTAGTAGTTATGAGTACTAATCAAGGCGGAACAGCTACGGGCAACGAAAACCTGATCGCTTTTGTTTTCTGTAGTGGCGATGCTGCCGGCAAAGAGAGACTTGCGAACTGTGGTTCCTGCAAGGAAGCCGTTGAAAGCGGATTCCTGCGCGACGAGTGCAAGAACGGATGCGTGGGAATCGGATCCTGCATCGAGGCCTGCAAACAGGATGCAATGAAACTTGTAGACGGCAAAATCATCATCGATCCTGAGAAGTGCGACGGATGCGGCGATTGCGCCAAGGAGGACGTCTGCCCGCAGCTTCTGATCCGGATGATCCCCAGAGATGCGACCAACTTCATCCCATGTTCTTCTAAGGAAGAAGATGACGATCGGACGAGAGAGATCTGCGGATACGGCTGTATCGCATGCGGGGACTGCGTAAGAGCATGTCCGGAGGGCGCTGTCGATATCATTGACAACCATGCGGTTATCGATTATGACAAATGCGTCGGCTGTGTTTCCTGCACAGTGAAATGTAAGAAAAAGATCATTGTGGATACGCTGCACGATCTGACCGCTCTGAAAGAGAAGGTCGCCTTCGTGAGATGCAGCGGCGGCTATAAGCCCAACAAAAAGTATCAGGAACTGGGGTACGAGGACTGCTGTGACGTTGTGAACAACGTGAATCCTAAGGACTACGATCTCTGCACCACAGGCTGCACCGGCCTGGGGAACTGCACCAGAGTATGTCGCTACGACGCCATCCATGTCGTAGACGGAACCGCGATCGTCGATCCCGACAAATGCGTCGGCTGCAAGGACTGCACCTATGCATGTCCGAAGGGCCTGATCACGATGGTGCCGTATGGCGGGACCAAGCTCGTTCCATGCTCCTCCACGGCAGACTATGAGGATAAGGCGGCGGTATGCGATTCCGGCTGCATCGCCTGCGAGGACTGCGTGAACAACTGTCCGAACGACGCGATCTATATGGATGAGAAGCACGCGGTCGTCGATCCTGAAATCTGCGAGGACTGCAACATGTGTCAGTACATGTGCACCAGATACGTTATCAGAGAACAGGTCGTTCCAGAGAGCATCTTCCTGCAGAGAGAAGCTCTCGGTCTGACGGAAGGAGAGTGATCACGGTGAGAAATCTCAAGACAATGGACGGAAACGCGGCAGCAGCTCACGTAGCATACGCATTCTCGGAAGTTGCGGCTATTTATCCGATCACGCCATCCTCGCCAATGGCTGAGAACATGGATGAATGGGTTTCCCAGGACAGAACGAACATCTTTGGTGAAAAAGTCAAGATCATTGAAATGGAATCTGAAGCGGGCGCGGCAGGCGCCGTTCACGGCTCCGTCGTAACCGGATCGTACACTTCCACGTTTACGGCTTCACAGGGTCTTCTGCTGATGATTCCGAACATGTATAAAATCGCGGCAGAGCAGACGCCGACTGTTTTCCATGTGGCGGCCCGCTGCGTATCCACTCACGCGCTGAATATTTTCGGCGATCATTCCGACGTCATGGCGTGCCGTCAGACCGGCTTCGCGATGCTGGCTTCCAACAGCGTCCAGCAGGTTATGGATCTGGCAGCCGTCGCTCACCTGGCGACTATTGGCGGACATCTTCCGATGCTGCATTTCTTTGACGGGTTCAGAACCTCTCACGAGCAGCAGAAGATCGAGACATGGGATTACGATGAGCTGAAATCCATGGTGGACTGGGATGCGGTCAGACATTACAAGCAGAATGCTCTGAATCCGAATCATCCGAAGGCGATGGGATCTGCGGAGCAGCCGGAGGCGTTCTTCCAGCACAGAGAAGCGTGCAACACCGTTTACGATGAGACGCCGGACATCGTCAACAAATATATGCAGATGGTCAACGAGAAGATCGGTACCGACTACAAACCGTTCAACTACTACGGTGCGCCGGACGCGACCGACATTATCGTCGCGATGGGTTCCGTGTGCGACGCTGCGGAGGAACTGATCGACCATATGCTGAAGGACGGCAAGAAGGTCGGCATCCTGGAGGTGCATCTGTACAGGCCGTTCTCTGCGAAATACATGCTGGCGGAGATGCCGGAGACCGTAGAACGGATTTCGGTCCTCGACAGAACCAAGGAGCCGGGCGGCATCGGCGAACCGCTGTATCTGGACGTGGTTTCCGCGCTGAAGGGGACTAAATTCGAGACAGCGACGGTATGCAGAGGCCGTTACGGACTGGGCTCCAAGGACGTGCAGCCGGGCGACATCCTCGCGGTGTATGAGAACATGGCCGCGGCGGAGCCGAAGCCGGAGTTCACTTTGTCCATCAATGACGACGTCACTCACCTGTCGCTGACGCCGAGCCATTATCCGGACACCGCTCCCGAAGGCACAAAGGCCTGCAAGTTCTGGGGTCTGGGTGCAGACGGCACAGTCGGCGCCAACAAGAACAGCGTCAAGATCATCGGCGACCATACCGACAAAAAAGTACAGGCATACTTCCAGTACGACTCCAAGAAGTCGGGCGGCGTCACCATTTCGCATCTGCGTTTCGGCGACAAACCGATCAGATCCACATATTATGTCAAGCAGGCAGACTTTGTGGCGTGTCACAATTCCGCGTATCTGCAGAAATATGACATGGTGCAGGACGTCAAGCCGGGCGGATTCTTCCTGCTGAACTGCGTCTGGAATGACGAGGAGCTGGAGGAGCATATTCCGGCAAAGGTCAAGAGATATATCGCAAAGAACAACGTTCAGTTCTACACCTGCGACGCCGTTTCCATCGCAAAGGAAATCGGTCTGGGCGCACGGAGAACGAATTCCATCCTTCAGGCTGCGTTCTTCAAGCTCGCGGATATCATTCCGATCGACGAGGCGGAAGGCTACATGAAGGAAATGATTAAGAAGAGCTACGGCAAGAAGGGTCAGAACATCGTCGATATGAACTGCGCTGCAGTGGACGCCGGAATCAAGAACGTCCACAAGGTGGAAGTCCCCGCTTCCTGGGCGGAGGCTCCGGACGATCCGGAACCGGCGAAGCTGGTCGGCCGTGATGAAGAGATGTCGACCTTCCTGAATGACATCCTGGTGCCGATGGCGACCATGA
Protein-coding sequences here:
- a CDS encoding 4Fe-4S dicluster domain-containing protein, which codes for MSTNQGGTATGNENLIAFVFCSGDAAGKERLANCGSCKEAVESGFLRDECKNGCVGIGSCIEACKQDAMKLVDGKIIIDPEKCDGCGDCAKEDVCPQLLIRMIPRDATNFIPCSSKEEDDDRTREICGYGCIACGDCVRACPEGAVDIIDNHAVIDYDKCVGCVSCTVKCKKKIIVDTLHDLTALKEKVAFVRCSGGYKPNKKYQELGYEDCCDVVNNVNPKDYDLCTTGCTGLGNCTRVCRYDAIHVVDGTAIVDPDKCVGCKDCTYACPKGLITMVPYGGTKLVPCSSTADYEDKAAVCDSGCIACEDCVNNCPNDAIYMDEKHAVVDPEICEDCNMCQYMCTRYVIREQVVPESIFLQREALGLTEGE
- the nifJ gene encoding pyruvate:ferredoxin (flavodoxin) oxidoreductase produces the protein MDGNAAAAHVAYAFSEVAAIYPITPSSPMAENMDEWVSQDRTNIFGEKVKIIEMESEAGAAGAVHGSVVTGSYTSTFTASQGLLLMIPNMYKIAAEQTPTVFHVAARCVSTHALNIFGDHSDVMACRQTGFAMLASNSVQQVMDLAAVAHLATIGGHLPMLHFFDGFRTSHEQQKIETWDYDELKSMVDWDAVRHYKQNALNPNHPKAMGSAEQPEAFFQHREACNTVYDETPDIVNKYMQMVNEKIGTDYKPFNYYGAPDATDIIVAMGSVCDAAEELIDHMLKDGKKVGILEVHLYRPFSAKYMLAEMPETVERISVLDRTKEPGGIGEPLYLDVVSALKGTKFETATVCRGRYGLGSKDVQPGDILAVYENMAAAEPKPEFTLSINDDVTHLSLTPSHYPDTAPEGTKACKFWGLGADGTVGANKNSVKIIGDHTDKKVQAYFQYDSKKSGGVTISHLRFGDKPIRSTYYVKQADFVACHNSAYLQKYDMVQDVKPGGFFLLNCVWNDEELEEHIPAKVKRYIAKNNVQFYTCDAVSIAKEIGLGARRTNSILQAAFFKLADIIPIDEAEGYMKEMIKKSYGKKGQNIVDMNCAAVDAGIKNVHKVEVPASWAEAPDDPEPAKLVGRDEEMSTFLNDILVPMATMNGDNIPVSAYMTSADGTEPSGTAAFEKRGIATDVPKWIKENCMQCNLCSYVCPHGVIRPFVMDESEVAGANGDYLPMKGTKDKFFSIGISALDCSGCGSCADVCPARKKALEMKPAEDEIVQSSQKKFDYLFKDVPEKEVPFKSNTVKGSQFLRPLLEFSGACPGCGESPYAKLVTQLFGDRMYIANATGCSSIWGHSAPSTPYTVNRDGRGPAWSNSLFEDNAEFGLGMATSVNNRRDEVKHAAERLVETIGVPAKAWLATMDDAESSGITGDNLVAACEKIADSNEDARFVLDNKDMLVKPSMWIFGGDGWAYDIGYGGLDHVIASRQNVNILVFDTEVYSNTGGQASKSTPTGAVAKFAASGKEVKKKDLAQIAMAYGYVYVAKIAMGANPEQTLRALREAEAYDGPSLILAYAPCINHGIKKGMNKAMLEMKEAVRSGYWNLMRFNPAVAEEGGNPLFLDSHKPTDSFRDFIMGEVRYNSLKLKFPERAEALFTQSEKESVERYEHLLQEKKSYDN